A genomic segment from Gracilimonas sediminicola encodes:
- a CDS encoding glycerate kinase type-2 family protein, translated as MSEKSDQHRSLLENVVDNIVDGNFFDPDLPGILSSFQTEGRIWVLGAGKASFEMAKEAEDYFGSQIKDGMVIAPESSRELNQVQVFKGAHPYPDDDSVSASYELWELAKKIPEEDTVVFLLSGGASSLFCIPADGIEIEEYRKTFELLLNSGASIKQINVVRKHLSETAGGRLGQLLKEHKLISIILSDVPGDKPEVIGSGSSVPDPSTFKEAFQILKQFKLWDDVPHSVRIHLSKGMHGDSPETPKPETSNWKKHEVNVISGAGMLAENVGSYLSDQGFNVQVSEEAYNTDVKEVSKKICSDAISILSKKSDMKPPAALVYYGESTVDVKGEGKGGRNQELALNAAISIEGQHSISLLSFATDGIDGPTDAAGAIINSGTTLQARKNKLEPENFLQNNDSYHFHKQMDTMLKTGATGNNLMDLQVILVG; from the coding sequence ATGAGTGAAAAATCAGATCAGCATCGCTCACTATTAGAAAACGTTGTTGATAACATTGTGGATGGGAATTTTTTTGACCCGGATTTGCCGGGCATCTTATCCTCCTTTCAGACAGAGGGTAGAATTTGGGTTTTGGGGGCAGGAAAGGCCTCCTTTGAGATGGCTAAGGAGGCGGAGGATTATTTCGGTTCCCAAATAAAAGACGGAATGGTGATTGCCCCTGAAAGCTCACGGGAATTGAATCAGGTACAGGTATTTAAGGGTGCCCATCCTTATCCGGATGATGATTCAGTGTCGGCCTCGTACGAACTTTGGGAGCTGGCGAAAAAAATACCTGAAGAAGATACGGTGGTGTTTCTATTATCGGGCGGAGCTTCATCGTTATTCTGCATTCCGGCCGACGGTATTGAAATCGAAGAATACCGTAAAACTTTTGAGTTGTTGCTGAACTCCGGTGCCTCCATCAAGCAGATTAATGTGGTCAGAAAACATCTCTCAGAGACAGCGGGTGGGAGGCTGGGGCAGCTTTTGAAAGAGCATAAACTTATTTCCATTATTCTTTCTGATGTACCCGGAGATAAACCCGAAGTGATAGGCAGCGGCTCAAGCGTACCGGACCCTTCAACTTTTAAAGAAGCCTTTCAGATTCTTAAGCAATTTAAGCTGTGGGATGATGTTCCGCATTCGGTTCGTATTCATCTCTCCAAAGGGATGCATGGCGACAGCCCCGAAACCCCAAAGCCTGAAACTTCAAACTGGAAAAAACATGAGGTTAACGTGATTTCAGGAGCCGGAATGTTGGCGGAGAATGTTGGCTCATATTTAAGTGACCAAGGATTTAATGTGCAGGTGAGTGAGGAAGCCTACAATACAGATGTAAAAGAGGTTTCCAAGAAAATATGCAGTGATGCTATCTCCATTCTAAGCAAAAAATCCGATATGAAGCCCCCGGCTGCTCTGGTTTATTATGGGGAGAGTACAGTGGATGTGAAAGGGGAAGGAAAGGGCGGCCGAAACCAGGAGCTGGCCCTTAATGCAGCTATTTCGATTGAAGGCCAGCACTCCATTTCGTTACTCAGTTTTGCCACCGATGGTATTGACGGTCCAACCGATGCCGCGGGCGCTATCATTAACTCCGGCACGACTTTACAAGCCCGAAAAAACAAACTGGAGCCGGAGAATTTCCTCCAGAATAACGACTCTTATCACTTCCACAAACAAATGGATACCATGCTCAAAACCGGTGCCACCGGGAACAACCTGATGGATCTTCAGGTGATTTTGGTAGGATAA
- the xrtX gene encoding exosortase X: protein MNSPILKFIAKALVIFIGWYILYELWLLPAGDLDYWLSLNIIGTSAGIIEMFGFDVFTVNRIIGIGEYPGIEIIDGCNGIAAMGLFLGFILAYPGDWKNKLSFCFVGIGIIYLVNIIRVVILTITQAKWPEFFDFTHDYSTTAIFYIVIFILWMVWVNYADAFPNEKAAEYA, encoded by the coding sequence ATGAATTCTCCGATTTTAAAATTTATAGCCAAAGCGTTGGTCATCTTTATTGGATGGTACATTTTGTATGAGCTGTGGCTGCTTCCGGCCGGGGATCTTGACTATTGGTTGTCGCTGAATATTATTGGCACCAGTGCGGGCATTATAGAAATGTTTGGGTTCGATGTTTTTACGGTAAACCGGATTATTGGAATCGGAGAGTATCCCGGAATTGAAATTATAGATGGCTGTAATGGGATTGCCGCAATGGGGTTGTTCCTCGGGTTTATTTTGGCTTATCCGGGCGACTGGAAAAATAAACTAAGCTTTTGTTTTGTGGGGATCGGGATTATCTATCTGGTAAACATCATAAGAGTGGTGATACTAACCATCACCCAGGCAAAGTGGCCTGAGTTTTTTGACTTCACCCACGACTACTCTACCACGGCCATTTTCTACATCGTGATATTTATCCTATGGATGGTTTGGGTGAATTATGCAGACGCATTCCCCAATGAAAAGGCTGCAGAATATGCTTAA
- a CDS encoding acyl-CoA dehydrogenase family protein, whose protein sequence is MDAVLDRELSFELTEDQKMIRDSVKEFVERTVAPSVMERDNSKEFPHDIVKQLGELGMLGIYHEEQYGGGGFDVVSFCLALEEIARWDASLALTVASHTSLGTGHIAIAGNHEQKLKYMPALTKGEKLAAWCLTEPGSGSDASGMKSTAIKEGDKYILNGSKIFITQGSVGDVYVVLAKTDPSKGVKGISAFIVEREWDGVKPGEGMHKLGMNSSDTTEVVFENVEVPAENLLGKEGQGFIDTMKVLDGGRVGIAALSVGIARGALEESLKYSMERKQFGQAIGNFQYMEGKMVDMATEIDAARLLVHRAAWLKDLGKPYTKEASMAKLFASELSVRAADEAVQIHGGYGYTKEYHVERFIRDAKLMTIGEGTSEVQRLIIARELKKGLA, encoded by the coding sequence ATGGATGCCGTTTTAGACCGAGAGTTATCATTTGAGCTTACAGAGGATCAGAAAATGATCCGCGATAGTGTAAAAGAATTTGTAGAACGAACTGTAGCTCCTTCGGTAATGGAAAGAGATAACAGTAAGGAATTTCCGCACGATATTGTTAAGCAATTGGGAGAGTTGGGAATGCTCGGCATCTACCATGAAGAGCAATATGGCGGTGGCGGTTTTGATGTAGTCAGCTTTTGCCTGGCCCTTGAAGAGATTGCCCGTTGGGATGCCTCCCTTGCGCTCACCGTTGCTTCCCATACTTCCCTGGGTACCGGACATATTGCTATTGCCGGAAATCATGAACAAAAATTGAAGTATATGCCCGCTCTCACTAAAGGTGAAAAGCTGGCTGCCTGGTGTTTGACCGAACCGGGTTCAGGAAGTGATGCTTCCGGGATGAAATCCACAGCCATTAAAGAAGGCGATAAGTACATTCTGAATGGCTCCAAGATTTTTATCACCCAGGGGTCTGTAGGTGATGTGTATGTTGTACTCGCAAAAACGGATCCATCCAAAGGGGTGAAAGGAATTTCTGCTTTTATCGTAGAGCGCGAATGGGACGGCGTTAAGCCCGGTGAAGGCATGCACAAGCTGGGCATGAATTCATCCGATACAACCGAAGTGGTATTTGAAAATGTGGAAGTTCCGGCTGAAAACCTCCTCGGTAAAGAAGGTCAAGGTTTTATTGACACGATGAAGGTTCTTGACGGAGGCCGTGTAGGGATCGCTGCTCTTTCGGTAGGTATCGCTCGCGGAGCGTTGGAAGAGTCACTCAAATACTCCATGGAAAGAAAACAGTTTGGTCAGGCCATCGGGAATTTCCAGTATATGGAAGGAAAAATGGTGGACATGGCTACTGAAATTGATGCCGCCCGCCTGTTGGTTCACCGTGCAGCCTGGCTTAAAGATCTGGGTAAACCCTACACAAAAGAGGCTTCAATGGCTAAGCTGTTTGCTTCAGAGTTATCGGTTCGCGCAGCTGATGAAGCCGTTCAAATTCACGGCGGCTATGGTTACACCAAAGAATATCATGTAGAGCGATTTATCCGGGATGCCAAACTCATGACTATTGGGGAAGGAACTTCGGAAGTACAGCGACTGATCATCGCCAGAGAACTTAAAAAAGGTTTAGCCTGA
- a CDS encoding acyl-CoA dehydrogenase, with amino-acid sequence MSKNLFNIDDAFLFESELNEEDRLIMETARDYAQSKLEPRALKGNTEEYFDQDIAKEMGEMGLLGVTVPEEYGGSEASYTAYGLIAREVERVDSGYRSFMSVQSSLVMYPISEFGTEEQKQKFLPKLAAGEMIGCFGLTEPDHGSDPGSMVTTAVKTDGGWVLNGAKMWITNSPIADVAVVWAKAKEHKDDKGVIRGFLVEKGMDGFSAPATKYKMSLRASETGELVFDDVFVPDENVFPDIKGLKGPFMCLNSARYGIAWGTVGAAEFCYQQARDYVLDRKQFGKPLAANQLIQTKLANMMTDITQMQMLAYRLGKLKDEGRDHPSMTSLAKRNNCGKALEIARISRDMHGGNGITGDYRVIHHMVNLESVNTYEGTYDIHGLILGREITGIQAFTPKGND; translated from the coding sequence ATGTCCAAGAATCTATTCAACATCGATGATGCTTTTCTTTTTGAATCTGAACTGAATGAAGAAGACCGGCTCATCATGGAAACGGCCCGGGATTATGCCCAAAGCAAACTCGAACCCCGTGCCTTAAAGGGAAATACCGAAGAGTATTTTGATCAGGATATTGCCAAGGAAATGGGTGAAATGGGACTGCTTGGAGTAACTGTTCCCGAAGAATATGGAGGCTCCGAAGCCAGTTATACCGCCTATGGTTTAATTGCACGGGAAGTGGAGCGCGTGGATTCCGGATACCGGTCTTTCATGAGCGTGCAATCGTCGCTGGTGATGTACCCCATCTCAGAATTTGGGACTGAAGAACAGAAACAAAAATTCCTTCCCAAGCTGGCTGCCGGTGAAATGATCGGCTGTTTTGGATTGACTGAACCTGATCATGGTTCTGACCCAGGCTCCATGGTAACGACAGCCGTAAAAACCGATGGCGGCTGGGTGTTGAACGGGGCTAAAATGTGGATCACCAACTCCCCCATTGCTGATGTTGCGGTAGTTTGGGCCAAAGCCAAGGAACATAAAGATGACAAGGGCGTAATCCGCGGCTTCCTGGTTGAAAAAGGGATGGATGGATTTTCAGCACCGGCTACCAAATACAAAATGAGTCTGCGTGCTTCGGAAACCGGTGAGCTGGTTTTTGATGATGTATTCGTTCCCGATGAAAATGTGTTCCCGGATATCAAAGGATTAAAGGGCCCTTTCATGTGCCTCAACTCTGCGCGATATGGAATCGCATGGGGAACCGTAGGTGCTGCTGAGTTTTGCTACCAGCAAGCCCGTGATTATGTATTAGACCGGAAGCAGTTTGGCAAACCCCTGGCTGCCAATCAGCTTATCCAAACCAAACTGGCCAATATGATGACGGATATAACGCAGATGCAAATGTTGGCTTACCGTTTGGGTAAACTAAAAGACGAAGGGCGTGATCATCCTTCTATGACTTCCCTCGCCAAGCGGAACAACTGTGGCAAAGCTCTTGAAATCGCCCGCATCTCCCGTGATATGCACGGCGGCAACGGTATTACCGGCGACTACCGGGTTATCCACCACATGGTGAACCTGGAATCGGTAAACACCTACGAAGGTACTTATGATATTCACGGACTCATTCTTGGAAGAGAAATTACCGGCATTCAGGCCTTCACCCCAAAAGGGAATGATTAA
- a CDS encoding DUF433 domain-containing protein: MEWKDHIVSEPKVLFGKPRVKGTRISVELILDKLGNGVTKEELMESYPNLTEHQIQACISFAADKLKSEVAYSDEK; this comes from the coding sequence ATGGAATGGAAAGATCACATAGTTTCAGAGCCCAAGGTTTTATTTGGAAAGCCTCGGGTTAAAGGTACCCGAATTTCGGTTGAGCTTATTTTGGATAAGCTGGGAAACGGTGTTACTAAAGAAGAACTCATGGAATCTTACCCTAATCTTACCGAGCACCAAATCCAGGCTTGTATATCCTTTGCTGCTGATAAGTTGAAGTCCGAAGTCGCTTATTCGGATGAAAAGTGA
- a CDS encoding DUF5615 family PIN-like protein, whose translation MANQSSSILLTEDKDFGELVIRLGKNHSGIILVRIDGRPNEHEIDRACRLVTEHYKEMTNNFSVITENKLRIRKLN comes from the coding sequence ATAGCAAATCAGTCAAGCTCTATACTTCTTACTGAAGACAAAGACTTTGGTGAACTTGTAATAAGACTCGGAAAAAATCATAGCGGGATCATTTTAGTCAGAATAGATGGAAGGCCCAACGAACATGAAATTGACAGAGCTTGCAGATTGGTAACGGAACACTATAAGGAAATGACAAATAATTTTTCTGTTATTACTGAAAACAAACTTAGAATTAGAAAGTTAAATTAA
- a CDS encoding YccF domain-containing protein, with the protein MNTLGNIIWFIFGGIFVAIEYAISSLILCLTIIGIPFGVQTFKLAKLSLFPFGKKTVVNEKSDGCLSLAMNILWILVGGIWISITHIVFGAILFLTIIGIPFAKQHFKLASVALLPFGRDIVKD; encoded by the coding sequence ATGAACACCCTCGGTAACATCATCTGGTTTATTTTTGGTGGAATTTTTGTGGCTATTGAGTATGCCATTTCAAGCCTGATTTTATGTCTTACCATTATCGGTATTCCATTCGGAGTTCAGACCTTCAAGCTGGCCAAACTATCCCTGTTCCCTTTTGGAAAGAAAACGGTGGTGAATGAGAAATCCGATGGTTGCCTTTCTCTTGCCATGAACATCCTCTGGATTCTCGTGGGCGGCATCTGGATCAGTATTACCCACATTGTTTTTGGAGCTATACTGTTTTTAACCATCATCGGGATTCCGTTCGCTAAGCAGCATTTCAAACTGGCATCGGTTGCTTTATTACCCTTTGGGAGAGATATAGTTAAAGACTAA
- a CDS encoding heme-binding domain-containing protein — MESLTSKIIAGFILVFIILQFFGPDTSSPAADPSKDFIVNSQPPEQVTSILKSACYDCHSYQTNYPWYSNIEPVSWWLQDHIEHGRDEFNMSLWSDYSSNRADHKLEEAIELVEEEEMPLPSYTWVHGDARLTPEQRDLLTEWFSSLRTKISDNSEEN, encoded by the coding sequence ATGGAATCACTGACTTCAAAAATCATAGCGGGTTTTATTCTGGTGTTTATAATTCTTCAATTTTTTGGACCTGATACTTCTTCTCCGGCAGCCGATCCCTCCAAAGATTTCATCGTCAATTCTCAACCACCGGAGCAGGTAACCTCTATTCTTAAAAGTGCTTGTTACGATTGCCATTCCTATCAAACCAACTATCCCTGGTATTCAAATATTGAGCCGGTATCGTGGTGGCTGCAGGACCATATTGAACACGGCAGAGATGAATTCAACATGTCGCTATGGTCTGACTATTCCTCAAATCGTGCCGATCATAAACTGGAAGAGGCCATCGAACTGGTTGAGGAAGAAGAAATGCCTCTGCCTTCCTACACCTGGGTTCATGGGGATGCCAGACTTACACCGGAACAACGAGATCTACTCACAGAATGGTTTAGCTCACTAAGAACAAAAATTTCTGACAATTCTGAGGAAAATTAG
- a CDS encoding DinB family protein, with amino-acid sequence MTLKEQLLNNTDVFIDKINEFTDAQFNLKPDSDSWSAADVLEHVYRSEFGVPRLFTGETKKLNDRKPDAHVSRMKQRFLESDAKMEASGVILPTEGKKSRESLIEKFRSNRIKIAGLIEDLPADELCLKFEHPVFGLLTRMEWVHFSIIHSQRHQKQLDRIQSQLQ; translated from the coding sequence ATGACGCTTAAAGAGCAGCTTTTAAACAATACAGACGTTTTTATTGATAAGATCAACGAGTTCACCGATGCGCAATTTAATCTAAAGCCCGATTCGGATTCATGGTCGGCAGCGGATGTGTTGGAACACGTTTACCGCTCTGAATTTGGAGTACCCCGGCTCTTCACCGGTGAAACGAAGAAGCTTAACGACCGCAAACCCGATGCGCACGTTTCCCGGATGAAACAACGATTCCTTGAATCAGATGCAAAAATGGAAGCCTCCGGTGTGATACTTCCCACAGAAGGAAAAAAATCCAGGGAAAGCCTGATCGAAAAATTTCGCAGTAACAGGATTAAAATTGCCGGTCTCATCGAAGACCTTCCGGCAGATGAATTATGCCTTAAATTTGAACATCCTGTATTTGGTTTATTAACCCGCATGGAGTGGGTTCACTTCAGTATCATTCACAGTCAGCGTCACCAGAAACAACTCGATCGTATTCAATCGCAACTTCAATGA
- a CDS encoding alpha/beta hydrolase family protein, whose amino-acid sequence MKPRTDIYFHPERLFNMMRVTVATITLVLVGAFFPLNSHAQETSLTPGEEVVFKSGNIVLNGTLVLPENAENVPVLVFSGGMYEWGDHHPQREIFIRENLEAVFPPAGIGVLYYDPRGVGESDGRWGRASLTDFADDAKAAIQYLKQRKEVDPDRIGIAGLGEDGWMAQIVAATAPGQVKLMASLAGPTFDPTRQLVNEYHSGYVCNGQDSTTAYRKAVQKAQSHQNWVSVLPLTKRWRHMNMKVGFEPETYLSDINIPSLFLFAENDGQVYPDWAMESLREIYPDSLPSNFTVHTIAGANHFFHVVPKCYDYLEESQSVQKNFSFRFKEVFQDWIFENL is encoded by the coding sequence ATGAAACCAAGGACCGATATCTATTTTCATCCAGAAAGACTATTCAACATGATGCGAGTGACCGTTGCCACCATCACCCTTGTATTGGTTGGTGCATTTTTTCCATTAAATAGCCATGCTCAGGAAACTTCCCTTACACCCGGAGAAGAAGTTGTTTTTAAAAGTGGGAATATTGTTTTGAACGGAACCCTGGTTTTACCTGAGAATGCCGAAAATGTACCTGTACTTGTGTTTTCCGGTGGAATGTATGAATGGGGAGATCATCATCCGCAGCGTGAAATTTTTATCCGGGAAAACCTGGAAGCGGTTTTCCCACCGGCCGGCATAGGTGTACTCTATTATGATCCGCGCGGAGTCGGAGAGTCAGACGGGCGATGGGGCCGTGCTTCGTTAACCGATTTCGCTGATGACGCCAAAGCAGCCATTCAGTACCTGAAACAAAGAAAAGAAGTAGATCCCGATCGGATTGGTATCGCAGGATTGGGTGAAGACGGCTGGATGGCTCAAATTGTCGCAGCAACTGCACCCGGTCAAGTTAAACTTATGGCCTCCCTTGCCGGTCCTACGTTCGACCCTACCCGGCAGCTGGTTAATGAATATCACAGCGGGTACGTTTGTAACGGACAAGACAGTACCACTGCATACAGGAAGGCGGTACAAAAAGCACAATCTCACCAAAACTGGGTTTCGGTACTGCCTCTTACCAAAAGGTGGCGACATATGAACATGAAGGTTGGGTTTGAACCTGAAACTTATCTCAGTGACATCAACATCCCGTCCTTATTTCTTTTTGCTGAAAATGACGGACAGGTTTATCCGGATTGGGCTATGGAAAGTCTTCGGGAAATATATCCCGACTCGCTCCCTTCAAACTTTACCGTTCATACCATTGCCGGTGCCAACCATTTCTTCCATGTAGTGCCCAAGTGCTACGACTACCTCGAGGAAAGCCAGAGTGTTCAAAAAAACTTCTCCTTTCGGTTCAAAGAAGTTTTCCAAGACTGGATTTTTGAAAACCTCTAG
- a CDS encoding peptidylprolyl isomerase: protein MKFNTKCVKSMCVLIVVTFVAFLTTSCMQESAYSELLTDEYPELYRHVFDRNADSLLAYTEHPDSFVQAQAWRALISTPVEDMDAFVTKAQYANTELGWMALSAHELTDEQLTRLHDLWNRRASMRKGISLVLGQQGNQESLDLLIRNFDEIIGPDSDYEYNSALAMGRLMMEYDIPESSRRSILRYAAVLEDEDLYRAYFYGLYRGDEVIEDEQIRTNIWEAYEWVESPYIRQYALRIAFKSDAEWTLNRLPVEDISEMNVQLAVELANQVSNAGWSPKLEEVYTRLLDHPNPVVNEVALNRIANHPEKEGSFDAVISEKIVENEQKEASVRLSGIIAMSEADEYLSLSESLSEGQEYLLIKKLHIYRKALNADEFLQKLEEYAGSSNRMEALFAAQAMSGWWADLEESQKSSLKESVRDLVFDLLERGDRSITYITASFMESAGVILDEDFNRIEQLLTNYQLPEDIEVYQSMAGFLYERFRDEAQDLIDSLAAKGNPALNSTLANQGWDVPDAEAEPPTFRTPDWQRLAELDFEPVWVLETEEGTIKIAMDVLSAPATISGIDSLTRAGAYDSVAFHRVAPNFVIQGGDVETGDGFGGPDYVVPTEASGKEYRRGMAGIASAGTDTEGSQYFVMHDWAPHLNGRYTIIGEVTEGMDVVDRIMVGDKVLKASWQKK, encoded by the coding sequence ATGAAGTTCAATACTAAATGTGTAAAAAGTATGTGTGTTTTGATTGTAGTCACTTTTGTGGCTTTTCTCACCACATCATGTATGCAGGAAAGTGCATATTCAGAACTTTTAACGGATGAGTACCCGGAGCTGTACCGGCACGTTTTTGATCGTAATGCGGATTCTCTGTTAGCCTACACCGAACACCCGGATTCTTTTGTTCAGGCTCAAGCGTGGCGGGCGCTCATCAGTACGCCGGTTGAGGATATGGATGCGTTTGTGACCAAAGCCCAGTATGCAAATACCGAATTGGGTTGGATGGCTTTGAGCGCACACGAACTTACAGATGAACAGTTAACCCGTTTGCACGATCTGTGGAACAGAAGAGCTTCAATGAGAAAGGGGATCAGCCTGGTATTGGGGCAACAGGGTAATCAGGAGTCATTAGATCTGTTAATTCGCAATTTTGATGAAATTATAGGCCCTGATTCTGACTACGAGTATAATTCGGCCTTAGCCATGGGGCGGCTGATGATGGAGTACGATATCCCCGAATCATCCCGCAGAAGTATTCTCCGTTATGCAGCTGTATTGGAGGATGAGGATTTATACCGAGCCTACTTTTATGGACTCTACCGGGGCGATGAGGTCATTGAAGATGAACAAATAAGAACCAACATTTGGGAAGCGTATGAATGGGTGGAAAGTCCGTACATCCGTCAGTATGCACTTCGAATAGCTTTTAAAAGCGATGCAGAATGGACACTTAATCGCCTCCCGGTGGAAGATATATCAGAAATGAATGTGCAGCTTGCGGTAGAACTGGCAAATCAGGTTTCGAATGCCGGATGGAGCCCAAAGCTTGAAGAGGTGTACACAAGACTGCTTGATCATCCCAACCCCGTTGTGAATGAAGTGGCTTTGAACAGGATCGCTAATCACCCCGAAAAAGAAGGCAGTTTTGATGCGGTTATCAGTGAAAAAATAGTTGAGAACGAACAGAAAGAAGCATCAGTTCGTCTTTCCGGTATTATCGCAATGAGTGAAGCGGATGAATACCTGAGTCTGTCAGAGTCACTTTCTGAGGGGCAGGAGTATTTGCTGATTAAAAAGTTACATATCTATCGAAAAGCTTTGAATGCAGATGAATTCCTGCAGAAGCTGGAAGAATATGCCGGCAGTTCAAACAGGATGGAAGCTTTGTTTGCCGCCCAGGCAATGTCGGGTTGGTGGGCTGATCTGGAGGAGAGCCAGAAATCATCACTGAAAGAGAGCGTAAGAGATCTGGTTTTTGATTTACTTGAAAGGGGAGATCGCTCCATCACTTATATAACAGCATCGTTTATGGAATCAGCCGGGGTGATTTTAGACGAAGACTTCAACCGAATTGAACAACTATTGACCAACTATCAGCTTCCGGAAGATATTGAAGTGTACCAATCGATGGCCGGATTTTTATACGAGCGGTTTCGTGATGAAGCTCAGGATCTGATTGATTCTCTGGCTGCAAAAGGAAACCCTGCACTTAACTCCACATTGGCAAATCAGGGTTGGGATGTGCCGGATGCCGAAGCCGAACCTCCGACATTCAGAACTCCGGATTGGCAACGTTTGGCAGAGCTGGACTTTGAGCCTGTCTGGGTGCTGGAGACAGAAGAGGGAACCATCAAAATTGCCATGGATGTACTTTCTGCTCCTGCAACAATCTCGGGAATTGACAGCCTTACCCGTGCCGGAGCGTATGATTCCGTAGCTTTCCATCGCGTAGCACCGAACTTTGTGATACAGGGAGGAGATGTGGAAACAGGTGATGGATTTGGCGGGCCGGATTATGTGGTCCCAACCGAAGCTTCCGGTAAAGAATACCGAAGGGGAATGGCAGGCATTGCCAGCGCGGGAACCGACACGGAAGGCAGCCAGTATTTTGTGATGCACGACTGGGCACCCCATCTGAATGGACGTTATACCATTATCGGTGAAGTGACTGAAGGAATGGACGTGGTAGACCGGATTATGGTGGGAGATAAAGTGTTGAAGGCGAGCTGGCAGAAAAAGTAA
- the lexA gene encoding transcriptional repressor LexA, with translation MDNAHLTRKQHEFFTFIVDYKKENEVWPTYREIADHFGYASPNSVTQNIQALLKKGYLVKRNDEEYDLPSDKKSLLGETEEQEGIPVRGLIAAGSLQEAVEANLGSITLDTLFPDLDDLFALRVTGFSMKDVGIYDGDFVLLMDTDVKNGDIGAVLYDGETSLKKIYWDDNGLRLEPANEEYDDIIIEPDVFEEVRIIGKYIGHVNRQGFQRAIPLVA, from the coding sequence ATGGATAATGCACATTTGACTCGTAAACAGCACGAATTTTTCACTTTCATTGTCGACTATAAAAAAGAGAATGAAGTGTGGCCAACTTACCGAGAGATAGCCGACCATTTCGGGTATGCATCTCCAAATAGCGTGACCCAAAATATACAGGCACTGCTGAAGAAAGGCTATTTAGTTAAAAGAAATGATGAGGAGTATGACTTGCCCTCCGATAAAAAGAGTCTTTTGGGTGAAACCGAAGAGCAAGAAGGTATTCCGGTTCGTGGGTTGATTGCAGCCGGCTCGCTTCAGGAAGCCGTTGAGGCAAACCTGGGCAGCATCACACTCGATACCCTGTTCCCGGATCTTGATGACTTGTTTGCATTGAGGGTTACCGGCTTCAGCATGAAAGATGTGGGAATCTACGATGGTGATTTTGTGCTCCTCATGGATACGGATGTCAAAAATGGAGATATCGGAGCCGTACTGTATGATGGAGAAACCAGCCTGAAGAAAATTTACTGGGATGATAATGGCCTCAGGCTGGAACCCGCCAACGAGGAATATGATGATATCATCATAGAACCGGATGTGTTCGAAGAAGTCCGAATCATTGGTAAATACATCGGTCACGTAAACCGACAAGGATTTCAGCGGGCTATCCCTTTAGTAGCTTAA
- the rplU gene encoding 50S ribosomal protein L21, whose translation MYAIVEIGGHQYKVAENDVLFVDKQNADGKKLTFDKVLLIKDDNGNVNIGTPVVEGAEISATILDTVKADKVLVFKKKRRKGYQKLNGHRQVMSQIQIESISTSGSTSKKKAAKKDDAPAPKAEAKASASKKEESADLDSMTVAELKDLAKEKGLTGYSSMRKAELIEALS comes from the coding sequence ATGTACGCTATTGTTGAAATCGGCGGACACCAATACAAAGTAGCAGAAAACGACGTGCTGTTTGTGGACAAGCAAAACGCCGACGGTAAGAAGCTTACATTTGATAAAGTGTTGCTGATTAAAGATGACAACGGAAATGTTAATATTGGAACTCCTGTAGTTGAAGGAGCTGAGATTTCCGCTACGATCCTGGATACGGTTAAAGCTGACAAAGTATTAGTATTCAAGAAAAAACGCCGTAAAGGATACCAGAAACTTAATGGACACCGTCAGGTAATGTCTCAGATTCAAATCGAGAGCATTTCCACCTCGGGTTCTACTTCAAAAAAGAAAGCCGCTAAGAAAGATGACGCTCCTGCCCCTAAAGCAGAAGCCAAAGCATCAGCTTCCAAAAAAGAAGAATCTGCTGATTTAGATTCAATGACGGTAGCTGAACTCAAAGACTTGGCGAAAGAAAAAGGCCTTACCGGATACTCAAGTATGAGAAAGGCCGAATTGATTGAAGCATTATCATAA